From the Oleiharenicola lentus genome, one window contains:
- a CDS encoding SGNH/GDSL hydrolase family protein — protein MSTQPDLGPVSRHRGPWSRTRAVLEAGRLTVGFLGGSITAPHTGTRWPEPFTAWLADRHPGVRLVVENAAIGATGSDLGAFRVGPEIVTRGCDLVFVEYAVNDHGTAPARRRRTREGTLRQLLAAGIDVVLVHTFCPEMLTDLDAGRVPASVAEFEVLADHYGLDSIWVGLHALREVRRGRLAWSDWLPDGLHPELRGSLLYAEAVIAHCTAALGAAPATPRPAALPPALDAGCWEKVSLAGLDRPELAGPWMLRRWTACAGVDRVLLSTVPGARLRLAFEGRGLVLGFSFGRLSSEVRYRVDGGAWQVTARERPAWCGDHGWYRPTCVADDLPPGRHEFELETLDVPLEGGRGTVTALALLGIIH, from the coding sequence ATGAGCACGCAGCCCGACCTTGGACCAGTCAGCCGCCACCGCGGCCCCTGGTCCCGCACTCGAGCGGTCCTCGAGGCGGGCCGCCTCACGGTGGGCTTCCTCGGCGGCTCGATCACCGCGCCCCATACCGGCACGCGCTGGCCCGAGCCCTTTACTGCCTGGCTGGCGGACCGCCATCCGGGCGTCCGTCTCGTCGTGGAAAATGCCGCTATTGGCGCGACGGGCAGCGATCTCGGGGCCTTCCGCGTCGGACCGGAGATCGTCACCCGCGGGTGCGATCTCGTGTTCGTTGAATATGCGGTGAACGACCACGGCACCGCGCCGGCCCGCCGCCGCCGCACGCGCGAGGGCACGCTGCGCCAGCTCCTCGCGGCCGGGATCGACGTGGTGCTCGTCCACACTTTCTGTCCGGAAATGCTGACCGACCTTGATGCCGGTCGTGTGCCTGCCAGCGTGGCGGAATTCGAGGTGCTCGCCGACCACTACGGTCTCGATTCCATCTGGGTCGGCTTGCACGCGCTCCGGGAAGTGCGGCGCGGCCGGCTCGCTTGGTCCGACTGGCTCCCGGACGGTCTTCACCCGGAGCTGCGGGGCAGCCTGCTGTACGCCGAGGCCGTCATCGCCCATTGCACCGCCGCGCTCGGCGCGGCGCCCGCGACCCCGCGCCCGGCCGCGCTGCCGCCGGCCCTCGACGCGGGTTGCTGGGAAAAGGTTTCCCTGGCCGGGCTCGACCGGCCGGAGCTGGCGGGCCCTTGGATGCTGCGGCGCTGGACGGCCTGCGCCGGCGTGGACCGCGTGCTCCTGAGCACGGTGCCGGGCGCGCGCCTCCGCCTCGCGTTCGAGGGCCGCGGCCTGGTCCTGGGCTTCTCCTTCGGGCGACTGTCCTCGGAGGTGCGCTATCGCGTGGATGGCGGTGCCTGGCAGGTCACGGCGCGCGAACGTCCCGCTTGGTGCGGTGACCACGGCTGGTACCGCCCCACGTGCGTGGCCGACGACCTGCCGCCCGGCCGGCACGAATTCGAACTCGAAACCCTGGACGTCCCGCTCGAGGGCGGCCGTGGCACCGTCACGGCGCTCGCCTTGCTCGGCATCATTCACTGA
- a CDS encoding heparinase II/III family protein — protein MHLFALLTLLLVPLATMPAEPAARSAPSPARLREIEAALPAHPQGWGAPAADRATWKRAATTIPARELVQAAADALREPSPVILDELYLRYSRDGNRVEFQQANLRRLHRMSLFAWAEALEARGRFVAALREEITAILNERTWVLPAHDPKLNNFEERWTEVDLMVAMKGWSLATVVGWHAEALGPELVARIDAELRRRVIAPFMARTRGEASADTDGMWWDRTDNNWNSVCHAGVVGTALARLESRAERAAVVAAAELNLPYYLGGFTPDGYCSEGIGYWNYGFGHFTMLSETLRRATGNVVRPLASDHALRVAAYPWGLQILPGVFPAFADMNPAERPSTWFGALAVMQGHPQPLGMKQWNLSVNDLRTQMIYESAMKVFLPLLTEGLPAAPAPQVRRAHYWFPDAQVYTGRAAPDFGAAIKGGHNQEHHNHNDVGSFVVARGERAVLVDPGLEIYTQRTFSDRRYDSRVLNSYGHSVPVVAGELQRTGREFASKVLAATFSETEDVVVLDLTGAYAVPALKSLVRTFTLRRGAKPEIVIFDAVEFATPSTFEGALITFEQHRERGPGRLQVGSGDAALRVLVESTAPWQLRAETLTEDLPGGRKPTRLGLALKEPVTRATLTVTIRPN, from the coding sequence ATGCACCTCTTCGCCCTGCTGACACTGCTTCTGGTCCCCCTCGCGACCATGCCCGCCGAGCCGGCCGCCCGCTCCGCTCCGTCACCCGCCCGCCTGCGCGAGATCGAGGCGGCGCTGCCCGCGCACCCGCAGGGCTGGGGCGCCCCGGCGGCCGACCGCGCGACTTGGAAGCGTGCCGCGACCACGATCCCGGCCCGCGAACTCGTCCAGGCCGCGGCCGACGCGCTGCGCGAACCCAGCCCGGTGATCCTGGACGAGCTTTACCTGCGGTATTCGCGCGACGGCAACCGGGTCGAGTTCCAGCAGGCCAACCTGCGACGGCTGCACCGCATGAGCCTCTTCGCGTGGGCCGAGGCGCTCGAGGCCCGCGGGCGCTTCGTTGCCGCGCTCCGCGAGGAGATCACGGCCATCCTCAACGAACGCACGTGGGTGCTCCCGGCGCACGACCCGAAGCTCAACAATTTCGAGGAGCGCTGGACCGAGGTCGACCTGATGGTGGCGATGAAGGGCTGGTCCCTGGCCACCGTGGTCGGCTGGCACGCGGAGGCCCTCGGACCCGAACTCGTGGCACGGATCGACGCCGAGCTGCGGCGCCGCGTCATCGCGCCTTTTATGGCGCGCACGCGCGGCGAGGCTAGCGCCGACACCGACGGCATGTGGTGGGACCGCACCGACAACAACTGGAACTCCGTCTGCCACGCCGGCGTCGTTGGCACCGCGCTTGCGCGGCTCGAGTCGCGGGCTGAGCGCGCCGCCGTGGTCGCTGCGGCCGAGCTCAACCTGCCGTACTATCTCGGGGGCTTCACCCCCGATGGCTATTGCAGCGAGGGCATCGGCTACTGGAACTACGGCTTCGGGCACTTCACGATGCTGTCTGAGACGCTGCGCCGGGCGACCGGCAACGTGGTGCGTCCGCTGGCCTCCGACCACGCCCTCCGCGTCGCGGCCTACCCGTGGGGCCTGCAGATCCTGCCTGGGGTGTTTCCGGCCTTCGCTGACATGAACCCGGCCGAGCGGCCCTCCACGTGGTTCGGGGCGCTCGCCGTGATGCAGGGCCACCCCCAGCCGCTGGGCATGAAGCAGTGGAACCTTTCGGTGAACGATCTCCGGACGCAGATGATCTACGAGTCGGCGATGAAGGTCTTCCTCCCGCTGTTGACCGAGGGTCTCCCGGCCGCGCCCGCGCCGCAGGTGCGGCGGGCGCACTACTGGTTCCCCGATGCGCAGGTCTACACCGGCCGGGCCGCGCCGGATTTCGGGGCGGCCATCAAGGGCGGGCACAATCAGGAACACCACAACCACAACGACGTCGGCTCGTTCGTCGTTGCGCGCGGCGAGCGCGCCGTGCTCGTCGACCCGGGCCTGGAGATATACACGCAGCGCACCTTCAGCGACCGGCGCTACGATTCCCGGGTGCTCAATTCCTACGGCCACAGCGTGCCGGTCGTCGCAGGCGAGTTGCAGCGGACCGGGCGGGAGTTCGCCTCCAAGGTCCTTGCGGCGACCTTCTCCGAGACGGAAGACGTCGTGGTGCTCGACCTGACCGGCGCCTACGCCGTGCCGGCGCTCAAGTCCCTCGTGCGCACCTTCACGCTCCGGCGGGGCGCCAAGCCGGAGATCGTGATCTTCGACGCGGTGGAGTTCGCCACACCCTCGACCTTCGAGGGTGCCCTGATCACGTTCGAGCAGCACCGCGAACGCGGGCCGGGGCGCCTGCAGGTGGGCAGTGGCGACGCCGCATTGCGCGTGCTCGTCGAGTCGACCGCGCCGTGGCAGTTGAGGGCGGAGACGCTCACCGAGGATCTCCCGGGCGGTCGGAAGCCCACGCGCCTCGGGCTGGCGCTGAAGGAACCCGTCACCCGCGCGACACTCACCGTCACCATCCGCCCGAACTGA
- a CDS encoding glycoside hydrolase family 5 protein, producing the protein MSTAPIRRRGFNLPEMFLGPDDLRWADMIRGPRGRFRETDFAWIAEWGFNFVRLPLSYRWWAGADDPDRINEAALAPVDEAVTWAERCGLRLALALHHAPGFCINPPPRPDRFDLWRDAEARGCFEQHWQTLARRYRGIAPERLEFNLLNEPAHCTPAEHEPVMRAAIRAIRAISPARAILLDGRAAGTTPCSELADVPDSIQCCRGYWPAEVTHHMAWWASEPSLTPAWPMRLADGAEATRESLRARFAPWRELSAQGVPVLCGELGAWHRTPHAVFLRWLEDQLDVLREFGCGWALWNFRGSFGVLDSTRTDVAYEDWHGVPLDRALLTLLQRF; encoded by the coding sequence ATGTCGACCGCCCCCATTCGCCGCCGTGGCTTCAACCTGCCGGAGATGTTCCTCGGGCCGGATGACCTGCGTTGGGCCGACATGATCCGCGGGCCGCGCGGGCGCTTCCGGGAAACGGACTTCGCGTGGATCGCGGAGTGGGGATTCAACTTCGTCCGCCTCCCACTCAGCTATCGGTGGTGGGCCGGGGCCGACGATCCGGACCGCATCAACGAGGCGGCGCTGGCCCCCGTCGACGAGGCGGTGACATGGGCGGAACGATGCGGCCTGCGTCTGGCGCTCGCCCTGCATCACGCCCCCGGCTTCTGCATCAACCCACCGCCCCGGCCGGACCGTTTCGATCTCTGGCGCGACGCCGAGGCGCGCGGATGCTTCGAGCAACACTGGCAGACGCTCGCCCGGCGCTACCGGGGGATCGCGCCCGAACGGCTCGAGTTCAACCTGCTGAACGAGCCGGCTCACTGCACGCCGGCCGAGCACGAGCCCGTCATGCGGGCGGCCATAAGGGCGATCCGCGCCATCTCCCCGGCGCGGGCGATCCTGCTCGATGGGCGCGCCGCGGGCACCACCCCCTGTTCCGAACTGGCTGACGTGCCGGACTCGATCCAGTGCTGCCGCGGCTACTGGCCGGCGGAGGTTACGCATCACATGGCTTGGTGGGCCAGCGAGCCCAGCCTCACGCCGGCGTGGCCGATGCGCCTCGCCGACGGCGCCGAGGCGACACGCGAGTCGCTGCGAGCGCGTTTTGCCCCCTGGCGAGAGCTCTCGGCGCAAGGCGTGCCGGTGCTTTGTGGGGAGCTCGGCGCCTGGCACCGCACGCCGCACGCAGTCTTCCTGCGCTGGCTAGAGGACCAGCTCGACGTCCTGCGTGAGTTCGGATGCGGCTGGGCGCTGTGGAACTTTCGTGGCTCGTTCGGCGTGTTGGATTCGACCCGGACCGATGTCGCCTACGAAGACTGGCACGGCGTGCCCCTCGACCGCGCGCTGCTGACCCTGCTGCAACGCTTTTAA
- a CDS encoding glycoside hydrolase family 2 protein translates to MTTLLDLTAHEWSLTGWRPFAWKLRKSAETGGFLLPDHGPYPARLPGSVQENLRRDGVIPDWHVGHNSLAIEWVEHRQWMFTTRFTFATAAAPVELVAECLDYAGWVLLDGAVVGEFRGAQLPVRLPLGDRLAPGGHELSLVFDLPPEGQGQLGYTSRAREMKPRYSYGWDWCVRVVAIGAAGVLRLESHPDGRVERPRVSTRTTADLAQGEVVIRGEGDGELVATLRDGATVVATATGPADGTLVLNLPRPKLWWPNGEGAQPLYALRIEARRGGVVGEAWDLDVGFKHVEWRPCAGAPAAALPWLCLVNGRPIFLQGVNWTPVRMCYQDVTVAEVERLVGIYRELGCNLLRVWGGGYLESPEFYAACDRAGLLVWQEFPLSSSGLDSNPPEDDAFVAQVTAVARHYLRERQHHASLLQWCGGNELQIEVPWQGGQRRNPLTLQHRLLAALDELVRQEDPAHRFLPTSPYGPRFHSAREEFGQGLHHEVHGPWGLDAFPGEGDWERYWTDDDSLFRGETGVGGASRAELIWKYTGGEATWPPDSAYWRHASGWWTQWDRLKGKFAHARPPAALQEFTDYTRREQAERLAFAIRAKKARFPRCGGFLIWMGHDAFPCLANTSIVEFDHVLKPAALAVAEVFKSPPPSAP, encoded by the coding sequence ATGACCACACTTCTTGATCTCACCGCCCATGAATGGTCGCTGACCGGCTGGCGTCCGTTCGCATGGAAACTGCGGAAGTCCGCCGAGACCGGCGGGTTTCTCCTGCCCGACCACGGGCCGTATCCTGCGCGCCTGCCGGGCAGTGTGCAGGAGAATCTCCGCCGCGACGGGGTGATACCCGACTGGCATGTCGGACATAACTCGCTGGCGATCGAGTGGGTCGAGCACCGCCAGTGGATGTTCACCACACGTTTCACGTTCGCGACCGCGGCCGCCCCCGTCGAACTGGTCGCCGAGTGCCTCGACTACGCGGGCTGGGTGTTGCTCGACGGCGCGGTCGTCGGCGAGTTTCGCGGCGCGCAACTGCCGGTGCGGCTGCCGCTGGGCGACCGGCTGGCGCCGGGCGGACACGAACTGTCGCTGGTCTTCGACCTGCCGCCGGAAGGGCAGGGGCAGCTCGGCTACACCTCGCGCGCCCGCGAGATGAAGCCGCGCTACAGCTACGGCTGGGACTGGTGCGTGCGCGTCGTCGCGATCGGGGCCGCCGGTGTCCTGCGCTTGGAAAGCCATCCGGACGGCCGGGTGGAGCGGCCGCGGGTCTCGACGCGGACCACCGCGGACCTCGCGCAAGGCGAGGTCGTCATCCGCGGCGAAGGCGACGGGGAACTGGTCGCGACGCTGCGCGATGGCGCCACGGTGGTCGCGACGGCGACGGGCCCGGCGGACGGGACCCTGGTCCTCAACTTACCCCGGCCCAAACTCTGGTGGCCGAATGGCGAGGGCGCACAGCCCCTCTATGCGTTGCGGATCGAGGCGCGGCGGGGTGGGGTGGTGGGGGAGGCGTGGGACCTCGACGTTGGTTTCAAGCACGTCGAGTGGCGGCCCTGTGCCGGCGCCCCCGCGGCCGCCCTGCCGTGGCTCTGCCTGGTCAACGGTCGGCCCATCTTCCTGCAGGGTGTGAACTGGACGCCGGTGCGGATGTGTTACCAAGACGTGACCGTGGCGGAGGTGGAGCGGCTGGTGGGAATCTATCGCGAGCTCGGCTGCAACCTGCTGCGGGTCTGGGGCGGCGGCTACCTCGAGTCGCCCGAATTCTACGCCGCGTGCGACCGCGCGGGCCTGCTCGTGTGGCAGGAGTTTCCGCTGTCGTCGTCGGGCCTGGACAGCAACCCGCCCGAGGACGACGCCTTCGTGGCGCAGGTCACCGCGGTGGCCCGGCACTACCTGCGCGAGCGGCAGCATCACGCCAGCCTCCTGCAGTGGTGCGGCGGCAACGAACTGCAGATCGAGGTGCCCTGGCAGGGCGGCCAGCGTCGCAATCCACTCACCCTGCAGCACCGCCTGCTCGCGGCGCTCGACGAGCTCGTCCGGCAAGAGGATCCCGCGCACCGCTTCCTGCCCACGTCGCCCTACGGTCCGCGCTTTCACTCCGCACGGGAGGAGTTCGGCCAGGGGCTGCACCACGAGGTGCATGGCCCTTGGGGGCTGGACGCATTCCCGGGGGAGGGGGACTGGGAACGCTACTGGACCGACGACGACTCGCTTTTCCGCGGCGAGACCGGCGTTGGCGGTGCCAGCCGGGCCGAATTGATCTGGAAATACACCGGTGGCGAAGCCACGTGGCCGCCAGACTCGGCCTACTGGCGTCACGCCTCCGGCTGGTGGACGCAATGGGACCGCCTGAAAGGCAAATTCGCCCACGCCAGGCCGCCAGCTGCCTTGCAGGAATTCACCGACTACACGCGACGGGAGCAGGCGGAGAGGCTCGCGTTCGCCATCCGCGCGAAGAAGGCGCGGTTCCCGCGCTGCGGGGGCTTCCTGATCTGGATGGGACACGACGCTTTCCCCTGCCTTGCGAACACCTCGATCGTTGAATTCGACCATGTCCTGAAGCCCGCTGCGCTCGCCGTCGCCGAGGTCTTCAAGTCTCCGCCGCCTTCCGCGCCATGA
- a CDS encoding sulfatase family protein has protein sequence MNLPVLLFATLAATTSILAAASVARRPNVIVIVTDDQRHDALGVVQREQGAAARFPFFQTPHLDRLAGEGARFRNAFVTHSLCSPSRASMLTGRQTYAHGIRDNKTPFMSTDTWAHALRAAGYRTGYFGKWHMGRQEDRPGFDDVFTFIDQGIYPNCRFLDNGRWVETEGWVDDVTTTRALDYIARHRAEPFALFIGYKSPHDNRTPAPRHATRYADARIAEPVSFRAYPPFPWGDRSRPWNPVVEDRLNYFRCLQGVDDNIGRLLDALQQQGLAEDTLIIYAGDNGYYLGEHGLGDKRTAYEESIRIPLLVRYPRAVAAGTIVDAPALNIDLPATILELAGVPVTWSQHGRSLDPLLQGARPADWRTDFFYENYQDPEYPDVTFDLQAIRTEGAKLVVYPGHPDWTQVFDLRADPHELTNLASAPAAAILRADLEARLRAAQARFPAPAAPKP, from the coding sequence ATGAACCTCCCCGTCCTCCTGTTCGCAACGCTCGCCGCGACTACCTCGATCTTGGCGGCTGCGTCCGTCGCGCGCCGGCCCAACGTCATCGTGATCGTTACCGACGACCAGCGCCACGACGCGCTCGGCGTCGTGCAGCGTGAGCAGGGCGCCGCGGCGCGGTTCCCGTTCTTCCAGACCCCGCACCTCGACCGGCTCGCCGGCGAGGGCGCGCGATTCCGGAACGCGTTCGTGACCCACTCGCTCTGCTCCCCGAGCCGGGCTTCAATGCTCACGGGCCGGCAGACGTATGCCCACGGGATCCGCGACAACAAGACACCGTTCATGTCGACCGACACCTGGGCGCACGCGCTCCGCGCCGCCGGCTACCGCACCGGCTATTTCGGGAAGTGGCACATGGGCCGGCAGGAGGACCGCCCGGGTTTCGACGATGTCTTCACGTTCATCGACCAAGGTATCTACCCGAACTGCCGTTTTCTCGACAACGGCCGCTGGGTCGAGACCGAGGGCTGGGTCGACGACGTCACGACCACGCGCGCCCTCGACTACATCGCACGGCACCGCGCCGAACCGTTCGCACTGTTCATCGGCTACAAGTCGCCGCACGACAACCGCACACCGGCGCCCCGCCATGCCACGCGCTACGCCGACGCCCGCATCGCGGAGCCGGTCAGTTTTCGGGCCTACCCGCCGTTCCCGTGGGGCGATCGCAGCCGGCCGTGGAACCCGGTCGTCGAGGACCGCCTGAACTACTTCCGCTGCCTGCAGGGCGTGGACGACAACATCGGCCGCCTCCTCGACGCGCTCCAGCAGCAGGGTCTGGCCGAGGACACGCTGATCATCTATGCGGGCGACAACGGCTACTATCTCGGGGAGCACGGCCTCGGTGACAAACGCACTGCCTACGAGGAGAGCATCCGCATCCCGCTGCTCGTGCGTTATCCCCGCGCCGTGGCCGCCGGCACGATCGTGGATGCGCCCGCGCTCAACATCGACCTGCCGGCGACGATCCTCGAGCTCGCCGGCGTGCCGGTCACCTGGTCGCAGCACGGGCGCAGCCTTGATCCGCTGCTCCAGGGCGCGCGCCCGGCCGACTGGCGCACGGACTTCTTCTACGAGAATTATCAGGATCCGGAGTATCCGGACGTCACCTTCGACCTCCAGGCCATCCGCACCGAGGGCGCGAAGCTGGTCGTCTACCCCGGGCACCCGGATTGGACGCAGGTATTCGACCTGCGCGCCGATCCCCACGAGCTGACGAATCTGGCCAGCGCACCCGCCGCCGCGATCCTGCGCGCGGACCTGGAGGCGCGCCTGCGCGCCGCGCAGGCGCGGTTCCCGGCCCCGGCCGCACCGAAACCATGA
- a CDS encoding hydroxyacid dehydrogenase — translation MSAVLRRPRALLTFRPETEPWLLTPGTRARLESLVEVVVTLREGEDWRPHATRLGDVEVVIGNWGVPRFTPELLATMPALRIVCYAAGSVRGFVTPEFWQRGIQLTTAVAANARATATCAEAMIILSLKQVWFHLREPRAEWAQLGDTASSGVHRATVGIIGLSRVGREVVRGLQRHELRLLVYDPTIDAAEACRVGVELAALPELFAASHVVSVHAPQLPATTGLVTGELLRRMGPHTTFVNTARGAIVREAELVAVLRARPDLTAVLDVTEPEPAPADSPLRALPNVVLTPHLAGARHRDLELLMRSALDELERHLRGEPLQFALTEAAAALQA, via the coding sequence ATGAGCGCCGTCCTCCGCCGCCCGCGCGCCCTGCTCACGTTCCGGCCCGAGACGGAGCCGTGGCTGCTCACGCCGGGGACCCGCGCCCGCCTGGAGTCGCTGGTCGAGGTGGTGGTGACGCTCCGGGAGGGTGAGGACTGGCGGCCGCACGCGACGCGGCTTGGCGACGTGGAGGTGGTGATCGGCAACTGGGGCGTGCCGCGCTTCACACCCGAGCTCCTCGCGACGATGCCGGCGCTGCGGATCGTCTGCTACGCGGCCGGCTCTGTGCGCGGCTTTGTCACGCCGGAGTTCTGGCAGCGGGGCATCCAGCTTACCACGGCCGTCGCGGCCAACGCCCGCGCCACTGCCACATGCGCGGAGGCGATGATCATTCTCTCGCTCAAGCAGGTGTGGTTCCACCTGCGGGAACCCCGCGCCGAGTGGGCCCAGCTGGGCGACACCGCGTCCTCTGGCGTGCACCGCGCCACCGTCGGCATCATCGGCCTCAGCCGGGTCGGGCGCGAGGTCGTGCGCGGCTTGCAGCGCCACGAGCTCCGTCTCCTGGTCTATGATCCGACCATCGACGCCGCCGAAGCGTGCCGGGTGGGTGTGGAGCTGGCGGCGCTGCCCGAGTTGTTCGCCGCCAGCCACGTGGTCTCGGTGCACGCTCCACAGCTGCCCGCGACGACGGGCTTGGTCACGGGCGAGCTGCTGCGCCGGATGGGACCGCACACGACGTTCGTCAACACCGCCCGGGGCGCAATCGTGCGCGAGGCGGAGCTGGTCGCGGTGCTGCGCGCCCGCCCGGATCTCACGGCCGTGCTCGATGTCACCGAGCCCGAGCCGGCGCCGGCAGATTCGCCGCTCCGCGCCCTGCCGAACGTCGTGCTGACACCCCACCTCGCCGGTGCCCGCCACCGCGACCTCGAGCTGCTGATGCGCAGCGCCCTCGACGAGCTCGAGCGCCACCTGCGCGGCGAGCCGCTACAGTTCGCTCTGACCGAAGCCGCCGCCGCGCTGCAGGCCTGA
- a CDS encoding MFS transporter: MNPNPNPNPAAAPKTWRVGTLTYSLAGIVLLFTWLLLGDFSYMMRERSAAPVTQLMLKKYQATDFITGVFLLTIPWAIILVVGPAVSYWSDRSRSRWGRRIPFLLVPTPFVTLSMIGLAYSPPIGRWLHAFVGGDPANVNLTILLMMGLCWTVFEIGVVVSNSVFNGLINDVVPRELLGRFYGLFRAVSLGVGVLFNYKIIGHAEEHYTIILASIGLVYGAGMTLMCLRVKEGDYPPPPPDEPRRNPVFGALRDYWRDCFLRPYYLLVFLFLGFANLAFVPVNLFSIYAAKSYAMSMETYGRYLVVTFLCSFVLAFPLGWLADKLHPLRVAIGAAALYAVAMAAGFWIMRDATTFGWAFLAHGVLSGTYFTGAAALPQMLFPRAKFAQFAAAAGLLAALFNMSLGPVLGAWLDGLGNQYRYTFLAGSGLAAVGTGLGLWLHVRWTALGGRTGYVAPE, translated from the coding sequence ATGAACCCCAACCCCAACCCCAACCCCGCCGCCGCGCCGAAGACCTGGAGGGTCGGCACCCTTACGTATTCTCTTGCGGGCATCGTGTTGCTGTTCACCTGGCTGCTGCTGGGCGACTTCAGCTACATGATGCGCGAGCGCTCCGCCGCGCCGGTCACGCAGCTGATGCTGAAGAAGTATCAGGCGACGGACTTCATCACCGGCGTCTTCCTGCTCACGATCCCGTGGGCCATCATCCTCGTCGTCGGCCCGGCGGTGAGCTATTGGAGCGACCGCAGCCGCAGCCGCTGGGGGCGGCGCATCCCGTTCCTGCTCGTGCCGACTCCCTTCGTGACCCTGTCCATGATCGGGTTGGCGTACAGCCCGCCGATCGGCCGCTGGCTGCACGCGTTCGTCGGTGGCGACCCGGCGAACGTCAACCTGACCATCCTGTTGATGATGGGCCTATGTTGGACGGTTTTCGAGATCGGCGTGGTGGTCTCCAACTCGGTCTTCAACGGCCTGATCAACGACGTCGTGCCCCGCGAGCTGCTCGGGCGCTTCTACGGGCTGTTCCGCGCGGTCAGCCTCGGGGTCGGCGTGCTGTTCAACTACAAGATCATCGGCCACGCGGAGGAGCACTACACGATCATCCTGGCGAGCATCGGCCTCGTCTACGGCGCGGGCATGACGCTGATGTGCCTGCGGGTGAAGGAGGGCGACTATCCGCCGCCGCCGCCCGACGAGCCGCGGCGCAACCCGGTGTTCGGCGCCCTGCGCGACTACTGGCGCGACTGCTTCCTGCGGCCGTACTACCTGCTGGTGTTCCTGTTCCTCGGCTTCGCCAACCTCGCGTTCGTGCCGGTCAACCTGTTCAGCATCTACGCGGCGAAAAGTTACGCGATGTCGATGGAGACCTACGGGCGCTACCTGGTGGTCACCTTCCTGTGCTCGTTCGTGCTGGCCTTCCCGCTCGGCTGGCTGGCGGACAAGCTGCATCCGCTGCGCGTCGCCATCGGGGCGGCCGCCCTGTACGCCGTCGCGATGGCCGCCGGATTCTGGATCATGCGGGACGCCACCACCTTCGGGTGGGCCTTCCTCGCGCACGGGGTGCTGTCGGGCACGTATTTCACCGGGGCGGCTGCGCTGCCGCAGATGCTGTTCCCGCGCGCCAAGTTCGCGCAGTTCGCCGCCGCGGCGGGCTTGCTGGCCGCGCTCTTCAACATGTCGCTCGGTCCCGTCCTCGGCGCCTGGCTCGACGGCCTGGGCAACCAGTACCGCTACACGTTCCTCGCCGGGAGCGGCCTGGCGGCCGTCGGCACCGGCCTCGGGCTCTGGCTGCACGTGCGCTGGACCGCCCTCGGCGGGCGCACGGGCTACGTCGCCCCGGAGTGA